The genome window AGAGCAAGAATATACGAGGGTGGGGCAATTTGAGATTCCCATCACTATCTCGGAGGCTGGTGAGATGTCGTCCGAGGTTATCATGAGGAAATATGAGGCCGAAATACTCGAATAGCGGGTCGCTCACTGGCCACGATCTGATGAAGGAAAGCGAATCGATTAGTTTTGATGTCTCGGTGTGGCCGAGGCTGGGGTCATCCGCTGCGACGTCGATGGCAGGTTCTTATAACCCGAGTGCATTCGATATTTAAAGATCTGGTGTTAGGCCGAAGCTGGGTAACCGAGTGATTGACCCCTCACCGTTGACGACGTACGGCAACTGGACTACGTCGGATTCAGTTCGCCGTATCCATTCACGAGCGATGTCTACATCCCATTGACTGCTGGACTCATCATCTGTATTCAGCACGCCATATCTATCAAACTCTGAGGACTTCAACAGAGCTGTTTTCTGAAACCAGAGACGGTACACACTATACTCACCTGCTCTGAAGCGCAGGGCAGCATTTGCGATCACTCGGTAGCTTCGACGAACTTCCGAGCAGTATCGATGACCTTTGCGTCGCCGCCCAAGCTCTCGATGAGGGGTTCGATCTCCTCAACTGCGTCCAAGAGCTCCGGGTTCTCTTTCGCAAGCCGGAGTAACTCTCGCCGTTTCTGGGATTCCTCCTTTTCGAGTTTGTCGACAGCATCGGGCTCCATGGCCTGGTGACACCAGACGCAGAACGGCTCGTCGCGCGGGGTCTGTTTATCACACCGAGGGCACGTGAGCGGTGTCCTGTCTTCTGTTTTCTCGGTTTGGACGTCCAGTCCTTGAAGTTCCGCGTACTGGTTGTTCTCGTTCTCGGGGCCAAACGCTGCGATGTACCGTCTCGCGTGATCAGAGGTCGCTGTTCGTCCTTGGCGCTCGTTGATGAACGACTCATTCGCTCCTTGTTTGGCGAGCCAGTACGTGTTCGACTTCCGGAAGTTCGTTGGCGTGACGGGCTTGTCGATGTCAGCCCGCCGCCCCGCTTTTTTGAACCGCTTGAGGAACGTCTGGTAGCTCGCGTTGTCGTACGCGTCGTCGAGGTTGCACCAGAGGTACGCCTCGTCATCGTCGGGCGCAGGGTGCTCCCTGAGCCATTGTTGTAGGTAGGGAACGCTGTTAATTAGTGTGACCGAGTGTTCCCCTTGTTTCCCGTCGAGGCTAATCTGAATCCCGTGGTCGGCATCGGTTACCTGCCCAATCAGGATGTTGTGGCTCTCTTCTCCACGTGGTCCGAGTTCGTGGGAGACGGCGATCAGCGCCTTGTCCCGTGGATTAGTCGTTCCTTCGACGGCCATCCGTTTGGCCTCTTCCCAGTCCAGCATGTCCGACCGGCTGGGTGAGGGGTCGTAGGAGTTGCTCGTCCCCGTTGGAACCCAGGCCAGCGAGTCCGGCACCTCGTCGTCAGCCATCTTGAGGACTCGCTTCCCGAACACCCGAAGCGCAACCCGGTAGTCCTGATTCGTCTCCTCGCTGAACTCCGGAGTATCACGTTCCTGGTTGATCCACACGACGACATCCTCGGCGGCCTCTCGGCTTTCGAGTGCATCTGCGAGTCCGCCAACCTGTTCCGCCATGATGACGCAGTGGCGGAGGAGTTTGAGATGCCTGTAGTCCGTGTACTTCGAATTGAGTAGATTGAGCTGCCGACTAAACTCTAGGAGCGCCTCTGCATCGTCCTCGGAGATAGACGGTACATCGTCGTCATCTTGATCATCGTCATCTGGCTCCTCGTCAGACAGACTTGAACGTTTCTTGACCCTTTGTTTGAGGTTCTCGATTTGGTCTTTCGTTCCCATCCTCATTTATTACTTTGAAGTGC of Haloarcula sp. DT43 contains these proteins:
- a CDS encoding tyrosine-type recombinase/integrase, encoding MGTKDQIENLKQRVKKRSSLSDEEPDDDDQDDDDVPSISEDDAEALLEFSRQLNLLNSKYTDYRHLKLLRHCVIMAEQVGGLADALESREAAEDVVVWINQERDTPEFSEETNQDYRVALRVFGKRVLKMADDEVPDSLAWVPTGTSNSYDPSPSRSDMLDWEEAKRMAVEGTTNPRDKALIAVSHELGPRGEESHNILIGQVTDADHGIQISLDGKQGEHSVTLINSVPYLQQWLREHPAPDDDEAYLWCNLDDAYDNASYQTFLKRFKKAGRRADIDKPVTPTNFRKSNTYWLAKQGANESFINERQGRTATSDHARRYIAAFGPENENNQYAELQGLDVQTEKTEDRTPLTCPRCDKQTPRDEPFCVWCHQAMEPDAVDKLEKEESQKRRELLRLAKENPELLDAVEEIEPLIESLGGDAKVIDTARKFVEATE